A window from Cryptomeria japonica chromosome 1, Sugi_1.0, whole genome shotgun sequence encodes these proteins:
- the LOC131050768 gene encoding linoleate 9S-lipoxygenase isoform X2, whose translation MDSIRVFGSKNLILESNVQVGSHRCISANLGMSVLGIDKTNQTGFSSLPSLRSNSSFIALGRGVSRSRKVARNLTSKTRIGEPETTTKDKEYEIEGEVVLQKVAFLEFTDYSATLADEVSELTGNKVSLELVSSDQIDPDVTRYPINFKWNSALGFPGGFVIKSMHSREFFLISLAISIPDQGTVRFQCDSWIYPARLIPNDRVFFSNKTFLPDETPVGLRKFRELELISLRGNGTGERKVYDLIYDYDVYNDIQGSETDPDVRREVLGGSQDFPYPRRCRTGRPRVKNAPQFETRASSNFLPPDERFPYRDFADFGTHILTAVANAIIPTLEDIRELAFESFGQVSELYKRGLRSAYNSQRQLREFKKLGQIIKEEVIALEEDLPLINFNRPQVVEVDEFAWRCDEEFARQTLAGVNPLVIQCLQSFPPSSSLDEKLYGPQKSAITAQHIEGNLEGLSVDQATALKRLFILDYYDAYMPYMERINKLSKDVKAYATRTVFFLTKEGTLKPVAIELCLPPIDEKAAVRKVFTPGEHGTEEGALWQLAKAHVRVNDTGYHQLVSHWLTTHCITEPFIIATHRQLSKMHPVFKLLIPHLLDTMDINAAARQSLINAGGIIESGFAPGRYSTEISSKAYKQWKFNEQGLEADLLKRGMAIRDSNAPNGLKLVIEDYPYAVDGIEIWFAIKQWVSDYLSLYYKDDATVKKDKEFQAWWDEIVNVGHADLKDDPSRWYKMNSLNEAVQILTTMIWTASAHHAAVNFGQYSYAGYMPNMPTMSRLLVPEKGTPEYDELLKDPDAYFLKTVSAPKQATIIMAVLEILSKHASHEVYVGQLQGSTMDRLDDPRAEEAFARFTASLTKIEKNIIERNNKCQIYKNRAGPANVPYTLLYPNTTDLSRLGGLTGRGVPNSISI comes from the exons ATGGATTcaattagggtatttggtagcaaaaaTTTGATATTGGAGAGTAATGTTCAAGTAGGTAGCCATAGATGTATTTCCGCCAATTTAGGTATGTCAGTCTTAGGGATTGACAAAACAAACCAGACTGGTTTTTCTTCCCTCCCTTCGTTGCGCAGTAATTCTTCTTTTATCGCATTGGGGAGAGGGGTTTCGAGATCTAGGAAAGTCGCTAGAAATCTTACTTCCAAGACAAGAATTGGGGAACCTGAAACTACCACAAAAGATAAGGAATATGAAATTGAGGGCGAAGTAGTACTGCAGAAGGTGGCTTTTCTCGAATTTACGGACTACTCTGCAACACTGGCTGACGAAGTTTCTGAATTGACGGGGAATAAAGTATCTCTTGAGCTTGTGAGCAGCGACCAAATTGATCCAG ATGTGACACGCTACCCAATCAACTTTAAATGGAACTCTGCGCTTGGTTTTCCGGGTGGATTTGTCATAAAAAGTATGCACAGTCGAGAGTTCTTTCTGATATCACTCGCCATATCCATCCCAGATCAGGGAACAGTTCGTTTTCAATGTGATTCATGGATATATCCCGCTCGGCTCATCCCTAATGACCGTGTTTTCTTCTCCAATAAG ACCTTTCTTCCAGATGAAACGCCAGTGGGTCTGAGGAAATTCAGGGAGTTAGAATTGATATCCCTCCGAGGAAACGGAACCGGAGAGAGGAAGGTGTATGATCTCATATATGATTATGATGTCTACAATGATATTCAGGGGTCAGAGACAGACCCAGATGTGCGAAGGGAAGTGCTGGGTGGATCGCAGGACTTCCCATATCCCAGAAGATGTAGAACTGGTCGCCCACGGGTTAAAAACG CCCCGCAATTCGAAACCCGAGCAAGCTCGAACTTTCTTCCGCCGGACGAAAGGTTTCCTTACAGAGACTTTGCTGACTTTGGGACTCACATACTCACGGCAGTTGCTAACGCCATTATTCCCACTCTCGAGGATATCCGCGAGCTCGCCTTCGAATCCTTCGGCCAAGTCAGTGAGCTTTACAAACGGGGATTGAGAAGCGCCTATAATTCTCAGCGGCAACTCCGTGAGTTTAAAAAGCTCGGCCAAATTATCAAGGAAGAAGTCATCGCCCTCGAGGAAGATCTTCCGCTCATAAATTTCAATCGCCCACAAGTTGTCGAAG TTGATGAGTTTGCATGGAGATGCGACGAGGAATTTGCGCGCCAGACACTTGCAGGCGTGAATCCATTGGTGATTCAGTGCCTACAG AGTTTTCCTCCTTCCAGTAGCTTAGATGAAAAGTTATACGGCCCACAGAAGAGCGCCATCACAGCCCAACACATAGAAGGAAACCTTGAAGGCCTTTCTGTAGACCAG GCCACTGCATTGAAAAGGTTATTTATTTTGGACTACTATGATGCTTATATGCCCTACATGGAGCGCATCAATAAGCTTTCCAAAGATGTGAAAGCATATGCAACCCGCACAGTTTTTTTCCTCACCAAGGAAGGAACATTAAAACCAGTGGCCATAGAGCTGTGCTTGCCACCAATTGATGAGAAAGCAGCTGTAAGAAAGGTTTTTACACCAGGCGAACATGGGACAGAAGAAGGAGCACTGTGGCAACTGGCCAAAGCCCATGTTAGAGTCAACGATACAGGTTACCATCAGCTCGTCAGTCACTG GTTGACAACTCATTGTATCACAGAGCCTTTCATTATAGCTACCCACAGACAACTAAGCAAAATGCACCCAGTCTTCAAATTATTGATACCCCATCTCCTCGATACCATGGACATCAATGCAGCAGCCCGTCAGAGCTTGATAAATGCAGGAGGTATTATTGAATCTGGCTTTGCCCCTGGCAGATATTCTACGGAAATCTCATCTAAAGCCTACAAACAGTGGAAGTTCAATGAGCAAGGattggaagctgacctacttaagaG GGGAATGGCAATCAGAGATTCAAACGCACCAAATGGTTTGAAGCTTGTGATTGAGGACTACCCATATGCTGTAGACGGCATTGAAATATGGTTTGCCATAAAGCAATGGGTTTCAGATTACTTATCTCTTTACTACAAGGATGATGCTACAGTAAAAAAGGATAAAGAATTTCAGGCTTGGTGGGATGAAATTGTAAATGTGGGGCATGCAGATCTAAAGGACGATCCCAGTAGATGGTACAAGATGAATTCATTAAATGAAGCAGTCCAAATACTGACAACTATGATCTGGACTGCATCTGCTCACCATGCTGCCGTAAACTTTGGGCAGTACTCCTATGCAGGATACATGCCCAATATGCCGACCATGAGCAGGCTCTTGGTTCCAGAAAAGGGAACACCTGAATATGATGAACTCCTTAAGGATCCGGATGCATATTTCCTTAAGACTGTGTCTGCTCCAAAGCAGGCTACCATTATCATGGCTGTTTTGGAAATTTTGTCAAAGCATGCAAGTCATGAGGTATATGTGGGCCAGTTGCAGGGATCCACTATGGATAGGCTGGATGATCCACGAGCAGAAGAAGCATTCGCGAGATTTACAGCAAGCCTGACAAAGATTGAGAAGAATATAATCGAGAGGAATAATAAATGTCAAATTTATAAGAACAGGGCTGGACCTGCAAATGTTCCCTATACCTTACTCTACCCTAACACTACTGATTTGTCGAGACTAGGAGGTCTTACAGGCCGGGGAGTGCCCAATAGCATCTCCATCTGA
- the LOC131050768 gene encoding linoleate 9S-lipoxygenase isoform X1, with translation MDSIRVFGSKNLILESNVQVGSHRCISANLGMSVLGIDKTNQTGFSSLPSLRSNSSFIALGRGVSRSRKVARNLTSKTRIGEPETTTKDKEYEIEGEVVLQKVAFLEFTDYSATLADEVSELTGNKVSLELVSSDQIDPETGLGKTAGQPSYLEWNLFDGLISDVTRYPINFKWNSALGFPGGFVIKSMHSREFFLISLAISIPDQGTVRFQCDSWIYPARLIPNDRVFFSNKTFLPDETPVGLRKFRELELISLRGNGTGERKVYDLIYDYDVYNDIQGSETDPDVRREVLGGSQDFPYPRRCRTGRPRVKNAPQFETRASSNFLPPDERFPYRDFADFGTHILTAVANAIIPTLEDIRELAFESFGQVSELYKRGLRSAYNSQRQLREFKKLGQIIKEEVIALEEDLPLINFNRPQVVEVDEFAWRCDEEFARQTLAGVNPLVIQCLQSFPPSSSLDEKLYGPQKSAITAQHIEGNLEGLSVDQATALKRLFILDYYDAYMPYMERINKLSKDVKAYATRTVFFLTKEGTLKPVAIELCLPPIDEKAAVRKVFTPGEHGTEEGALWQLAKAHVRVNDTGYHQLVSHWLTTHCITEPFIIATHRQLSKMHPVFKLLIPHLLDTMDINAAARQSLINAGGIIESGFAPGRYSTEISSKAYKQWKFNEQGLEADLLKRGMAIRDSNAPNGLKLVIEDYPYAVDGIEIWFAIKQWVSDYLSLYYKDDATVKKDKEFQAWWDEIVNVGHADLKDDPSRWYKMNSLNEAVQILTTMIWTASAHHAAVNFGQYSYAGYMPNMPTMSRLLVPEKGTPEYDELLKDPDAYFLKTVSAPKQATIIMAVLEILSKHASHEVYVGQLQGSTMDRLDDPRAEEAFARFTASLTKIEKNIIERNNKCQIYKNRAGPANVPYTLLYPNTTDLSRLGGLTGRGVPNSISI, from the exons ATGGATTcaattagggtatttggtagcaaaaaTTTGATATTGGAGAGTAATGTTCAAGTAGGTAGCCATAGATGTATTTCCGCCAATTTAGGTATGTCAGTCTTAGGGATTGACAAAACAAACCAGACTGGTTTTTCTTCCCTCCCTTCGTTGCGCAGTAATTCTTCTTTTATCGCATTGGGGAGAGGGGTTTCGAGATCTAGGAAAGTCGCTAGAAATCTTACTTCCAAGACAAGAATTGGGGAACCTGAAACTACCACAAAAGATAAGGAATATGAAATTGAGGGCGAAGTAGTACTGCAGAAGGTGGCTTTTCTCGAATTTACGGACTACTCTGCAACACTGGCTGACGAAGTTTCTGAATTGACGGGGAATAAAGTATCTCTTGAGCTTGTGAGCAGCGACCAAATTGATCCAG AAACGGGATTAGGAAAAACTGCTGGGCAGCCTTCTTATTTAGAGTGGAATCTGTTTGATGGACTCATTTCAGATGTGACACGCTACCCAATCAACTTTAAATGGAACTCTGCGCTTGGTTTTCCGGGTGGATTTGTCATAAAAAGTATGCACAGTCGAGAGTTCTTTCTGATATCACTCGCCATATCCATCCCAGATCAGGGAACAGTTCGTTTTCAATGTGATTCATGGATATATCCCGCTCGGCTCATCCCTAATGACCGTGTTTTCTTCTCCAATAAG ACCTTTCTTCCAGATGAAACGCCAGTGGGTCTGAGGAAATTCAGGGAGTTAGAATTGATATCCCTCCGAGGAAACGGAACCGGAGAGAGGAAGGTGTATGATCTCATATATGATTATGATGTCTACAATGATATTCAGGGGTCAGAGACAGACCCAGATGTGCGAAGGGAAGTGCTGGGTGGATCGCAGGACTTCCCATATCCCAGAAGATGTAGAACTGGTCGCCCACGGGTTAAAAACG CCCCGCAATTCGAAACCCGAGCAAGCTCGAACTTTCTTCCGCCGGACGAAAGGTTTCCTTACAGAGACTTTGCTGACTTTGGGACTCACATACTCACGGCAGTTGCTAACGCCATTATTCCCACTCTCGAGGATATCCGCGAGCTCGCCTTCGAATCCTTCGGCCAAGTCAGTGAGCTTTACAAACGGGGATTGAGAAGCGCCTATAATTCTCAGCGGCAACTCCGTGAGTTTAAAAAGCTCGGCCAAATTATCAAGGAAGAAGTCATCGCCCTCGAGGAAGATCTTCCGCTCATAAATTTCAATCGCCCACAAGTTGTCGAAG TTGATGAGTTTGCATGGAGATGCGACGAGGAATTTGCGCGCCAGACACTTGCAGGCGTGAATCCATTGGTGATTCAGTGCCTACAG AGTTTTCCTCCTTCCAGTAGCTTAGATGAAAAGTTATACGGCCCACAGAAGAGCGCCATCACAGCCCAACACATAGAAGGAAACCTTGAAGGCCTTTCTGTAGACCAG GCCACTGCATTGAAAAGGTTATTTATTTTGGACTACTATGATGCTTATATGCCCTACATGGAGCGCATCAATAAGCTTTCCAAAGATGTGAAAGCATATGCAACCCGCACAGTTTTTTTCCTCACCAAGGAAGGAACATTAAAACCAGTGGCCATAGAGCTGTGCTTGCCACCAATTGATGAGAAAGCAGCTGTAAGAAAGGTTTTTACACCAGGCGAACATGGGACAGAAGAAGGAGCACTGTGGCAACTGGCCAAAGCCCATGTTAGAGTCAACGATACAGGTTACCATCAGCTCGTCAGTCACTG GTTGACAACTCATTGTATCACAGAGCCTTTCATTATAGCTACCCACAGACAACTAAGCAAAATGCACCCAGTCTTCAAATTATTGATACCCCATCTCCTCGATACCATGGACATCAATGCAGCAGCCCGTCAGAGCTTGATAAATGCAGGAGGTATTATTGAATCTGGCTTTGCCCCTGGCAGATATTCTACGGAAATCTCATCTAAAGCCTACAAACAGTGGAAGTTCAATGAGCAAGGattggaagctgacctacttaagaG GGGAATGGCAATCAGAGATTCAAACGCACCAAATGGTTTGAAGCTTGTGATTGAGGACTACCCATATGCTGTAGACGGCATTGAAATATGGTTTGCCATAAAGCAATGGGTTTCAGATTACTTATCTCTTTACTACAAGGATGATGCTACAGTAAAAAAGGATAAAGAATTTCAGGCTTGGTGGGATGAAATTGTAAATGTGGGGCATGCAGATCTAAAGGACGATCCCAGTAGATGGTACAAGATGAATTCATTAAATGAAGCAGTCCAAATACTGACAACTATGATCTGGACTGCATCTGCTCACCATGCTGCCGTAAACTTTGGGCAGTACTCCTATGCAGGATACATGCCCAATATGCCGACCATGAGCAGGCTCTTGGTTCCAGAAAAGGGAACACCTGAATATGATGAACTCCTTAAGGATCCGGATGCATATTTCCTTAAGACTGTGTCTGCTCCAAAGCAGGCTACCATTATCATGGCTGTTTTGGAAATTTTGTCAAAGCATGCAAGTCATGAGGTATATGTGGGCCAGTTGCAGGGATCCACTATGGATAGGCTGGATGATCCACGAGCAGAAGAAGCATTCGCGAGATTTACAGCAAGCCTGACAAAGATTGAGAAGAATATAATCGAGAGGAATAATAAATGTCAAATTTATAAGAACAGGGCTGGACCTGCAAATGTTCCCTATACCTTACTCTACCCTAACACTACTGATTTGTCGAGACTAGGAGGTCTTACAGGCCGGGGAGTGCCCAATAGCATCTCCATCTGA
- the LOC131050770 gene encoding allene oxide synthase, chloroplastic: MKLRTFASMATPGVTSALPVKEIPGSYGLPLVGALVDRYEYFEGAENFFKTRIQKYKSTVFKVNMPPGPPIASDSRVIMLLDAKSFPTLFDLTKVEKKNLLTGSYMPSLDFFGGYRTGVYQDPSEEKHSKLKAFCFEVLKMSRPRIFPEFARTFDELVVEVEKAFEKEGKVSFSSYAGAFIFNFLCRALIGADPVAPGPSSLGTKGPTLVEAWLAPQLAPLISTGVLPRIIEEITIHTFRIPFFFVSGEYKKIYEFIDIRGSALLDVAQKDMGLPRNEACHDLIFNIGFNAFGGMLIFFPSIVNYIGKVGGKWQSEIVKEVRGSVEANGGLNMKALESMPLVRSVVYEALRMNPPVALQYGRAKRDFVVESYDAQYEVKKGEMLGGYQPLATKDSHVFSNPEEFVPGRFLGEDGEKLLEYVLWSNGRETDETTVNNKQCAGKDFVPMVAGLFVAHLFLRYDSFAVDQSSSSAVFTQLTKAS; encoded by the coding sequence ATGAAGCTGCGGACGTTTGCGAGCATGGCCACACCAGGGGTTACTTCGGCTCTTCCAGTGAAGGAAATCCCAGGCTCCTATGGCCTCCCCTTAGTTGGAGCTCTCGTCGACCGCTATGAGTACTTCGAAGGCGCCGAGAACTTCTTCAAGACCCGCATACAAAAATACAAGAGCACTGTATTTAAAGTAAACATGCCGCCGGGTCCGCCCATCGCATCAGACTCCCGGGTCATAATGCTCCTCGACGCCAAGAGCTTCCCCACGCTCTTCGATCTCACCAAAGTAGAAAAGAAAAACTTGCTCACCGGATCCTACATGCCGAGCCTCGATTTCTTCGGCGGCTACAGGACAGGTGTCTACCAAGACCCATCTGAGGAAAAACATAGCAAACTCAAGGCCTTCTGCTTCGAGGTGCTCAAGATGTCACGACCGAGGATCTTTCCCGAATTCGCCAGGACTTTTGACGAGCTCGTTGTGGAAGTAGAAAAAGCTTTCGAGAAAGAAGGGAAAGTATCTTTCAGCTCCTACGCTGGTGCTTTTATATTCAATTTCCTGTGTCGGGCTCTCATCGGGGCTGATCCAGTGGCTCCTGGCCCGTCCAGCTTGGGAACCAAAGGGCCTACGCTTGTTGAGGCCTGGCTCGCCCCGCAGCTCGCCCCACTTATCAGTACGGGTGTTTTGCCCAGGATTATCGAGGAGATCACAATACACACCTTTAGAATCCCCTTCTTTTTCGTGTCTGGGGAGTATAAGAAGATCTATGAATTTATCGACATCCGCGGGTCTGCCCTTCTGGATGTGGCGCAAAAGGACATGGGTCTTCCAAGAAACGAGGCCTGCCACGACCTCATCTTCAACATCGGCTTCAATGCCTTCGGTGGAATGCTCATCTTTTTCCCCAGTATTGTCAACTACATTGGCAAGGTGGGGGGGAAATGGCAGAGTGAGATTGTCAAAGAAGTGCGCGGATCAGTTGAGGCAAACGGAGGGCTGAATATGAAGGCGTTGGAGTCGATGCCGCTAGTGCGCTCCGTGGTCTATGAAGCGCTTAGGATGAACCCACCTGTGGCGTTGCAGTATGGGCGAGCGAAGAGGGACTTTGTGGTGGAGTCATACGACGCGCAGTATGAGGTAAAGAAAGGAGAGATGCTTGGTGGGTATCAGCCTCTGGCCACAAAGGATTCTCATGTTTTTTCCAATCCAGAGGAGTTTGTCCCTGGGAGGTTTCTTGGAGAGGACGGGGAAAAGCTGTTGGAGTATGTACTATGGTCTAACGGGCGGGAAACGGATGAGACCACGGTTAACAATAAACAGTGCGCAGGGAAGGATTTTGTTCCCATGGTCGCCGGGCTTTTTGTGGCTCATCTCTTTCTTCGTTATGATTCTTTCGCCGTAGATCAGTCATCCTCTTCCGCTGTCTTTACACAACTCACCAAGGCTTCTTAA